The following proteins are co-located in the Paraburkholderia phytofirmans PsJN genome:
- a CDS encoding phosphatidate cytidylyltransferase — MLKTRVITAIILLAVFLPVTLFAPVGAFGALIAFVVVFAAWEWARLLKLGGAGPVIYALIAAVALVASTRLGTGIEQARPLFEAAAIFWGIAGPFVLLRKPALAQGVWRPFLFLAGIVVFVACWHALVAARMQGVPFVLSLLLLVWLADIGAYFSGKAFGKHKLAPAISPGKTWEGAIGGWLVVMIVAAAAVFLHAFEPTLYSALLAHWGAVRTLLALTLLVAFSVVGDLFESMMKRQAGVKDSSGLLPGHGGVLDRIDALLPVLPLAMLLLG; from the coding sequence ATGCTAAAAACCCGTGTCATCACGGCGATCATCCTGCTGGCAGTGTTCCTGCCGGTCACGTTGTTCGCGCCGGTGGGCGCGTTCGGCGCGCTGATCGCTTTTGTCGTCGTGTTCGCCGCGTGGGAGTGGGCGCGCCTGCTCAAGCTGGGCGGCGCGGGCCCGGTCATTTATGCGCTGATCGCCGCGGTGGCGCTGGTGGCCAGCACGCGTCTCGGTACCGGCATCGAACAAGCCAGACCGCTCTTTGAAGCGGCCGCTATTTTCTGGGGGATCGCCGGTCCGTTCGTGCTGCTGCGCAAGCCCGCGCTCGCGCAGGGCGTCTGGCGTCCCTTCCTGTTTCTTGCCGGCATTGTGGTATTCGTCGCGTGCTGGCATGCTCTCGTCGCCGCGCGCATGCAGGGCGTGCCGTTCGTGCTGTCGCTGCTGCTATTGGTATGGCTGGCCGATATCGGCGCATACTTCTCCGGAAAAGCGTTCGGAAAACACAAGCTGGCGCCTGCCATCAGTCCGGGTAAGACTTGGGAGGGCGCGATCGGCGGCTGGCTGGTGGTGATGATCGTCGCGGCGGCGGCGGTGTTTTTGCATGCGTTCGAGCCGACCCTGTATTCTGCGCTGCTGGCGCATTGGGGCGCCGTGCGCACGCTACTCGCGCTGACCCTGCTGGTGGCATTCAGCGTGGTGGGCGACCTGTTCGAATCGATGATGAAACGCCAGGCCGGTGTGAAAGATTCAAGCGGCCTGTTGCCGGGGCACGGCGGCGTGCTCGACCGCATCGATGCCTTATTGCCGGTGCTGCCGCTTGCCATGCTGCTGCTCGGCTAG
- a CDS encoding OmpH family outer membrane protein yields MLTGMFSKRVACALALAMTLGVGVAHGQEARIAAVNSDRILRESAAAKAAQVKLEAEFAKRDKDLADMAQKLKSMSDSLDKNGASMSPADRAQKQRDLSQLDTDFQRKQREFREDLNQRRNEELAAVLDRANKVIKQIAEAQHYDLIVQEAVYVSPRIDITDQVLKALAASGN; encoded by the coding sequence TTGTTAACCGGTATGTTTTCGAAACGTGTGGCGTGCGCGCTGGCGCTGGCAATGACCTTGGGTGTCGGGGTCGCGCATGGGCAGGAGGCGAGGATCGCGGCGGTGAATTCCGACCGCATCCTGCGCGAATCCGCTGCCGCGAAGGCCGCGCAGGTCAAGCTCGAGGCCGAGTTCGCCAAGCGTGACAAGGACCTTGCCGACATGGCGCAGAAGCTGAAGTCGATGTCCGATTCGCTCGACAAGAACGGTGCGTCCATGTCGCCCGCCGACCGCGCGCAGAAGCAGCGCGATCTGTCGCAACTGGACACGGACTTCCAGCGCAAGCAACGCGAGTTTCGCGAGGATCTGAATCAGCGCCGCAACGAAGAACTGGCGGCGGTGCTCGACCGCGCCAACAAGGTGATCAAGCAGATTGCCGAGGCGCAGCACTACGATCTGATTGTCCAGGAAGCGGTGTACGTGAGCCCGCGCATCGATATTACCGATCAGGTGCTCAAGGCTTTGGCGGCATCGGGTAACTGA
- the rseP gene encoding RIP metalloprotease RseP: MNLLIELLAFAVAIGVLVVVHEYGHYSVARLCGVKVLRFSIGFGKPLFQWVSPKTGTEWTIAALPLGGYVKMLDERETSAEPIPAEALPHAFNRQSVWRRFAIVAAGPVANFLLAIVLFALVFATGVTEPAAVVAAPAPNTPAAVAGFDGGETIVAVRAENAGESEPVRSWSDLRWKLLGAAFDHKRVVLSAKDAHGTSDFQLDLRGLTEKDVDDDFMSHLGFEPGGGKLTVAGVQPGSAAQKAGLAAGDRLRAVDGIPTDNATAFIAYVKSHAGKAVTLQVERGGKAAGKLEDVNIVPQAQRDETTGQQIGRIGAELATQVPSIDVRYGPIESLQLGARRTWDLAVYSVRMFGRMIVGEASLKNLSGPVTIADYAGKSARLGPSAFLSFLALVSISLGVLNLLPIPVLDGGHLLYYLVEAVTGKVVSDRWQLVFQRAGLACIVALSAIALFNDLARLIHF, from the coding sequence ATGAATCTGCTGATCGAACTGCTCGCCTTCGCGGTCGCGATTGGCGTACTCGTGGTCGTCCACGAATATGGGCACTACAGCGTGGCACGCCTGTGCGGCGTCAAGGTGCTGCGCTTTTCGATCGGCTTCGGCAAGCCGCTATTCCAGTGGGTGAGTCCGAAGACGGGCACCGAATGGACCATTGCCGCGCTGCCGCTCGGCGGCTACGTGAAGATGCTCGACGAGCGCGAAACGAGCGCCGAACCGATTCCTGCCGAAGCACTGCCGCACGCGTTCAACCGGCAGTCCGTGTGGCGCCGTTTTGCGATTGTCGCGGCCGGTCCGGTCGCGAACTTCCTGCTGGCCATCGTGCTGTTCGCGCTCGTCTTCGCCACCGGCGTGACGGAGCCTGCGGCGGTGGTCGCGGCGCCCGCGCCGAATACGCCCGCGGCTGTTGCCGGTTTCGACGGCGGTGAAACGATCGTTGCCGTGCGTGCCGAGAACGCCGGCGAATCCGAGCCGGTGCGTTCGTGGTCGGACCTGCGCTGGAAGCTGCTCGGTGCGGCATTCGATCACAAGCGCGTCGTGCTGAGTGCAAAAGACGCACACGGTACCTCGGATTTCCAGCTCGATCTGCGCGGCCTCACCGAAAAAGATGTCGACGACGACTTCATGTCGCATCTCGGTTTCGAACCGGGTGGTGGCAAGCTGACGGTTGCGGGTGTGCAGCCGGGTAGCGCGGCGCAAAAGGCGGGTCTCGCCGCAGGCGATCGTCTGCGTGCCGTTGATGGTATTCCTACCGATAACGCCACGGCCTTCATCGCTTATGTAAAATCGCACGCCGGCAAAGCGGTGACGCTGCAGGTGGAGCGCGGCGGTAAGGCGGCGGGCAAGCTCGAAGACGTGAACATCGTGCCGCAGGCACAGCGCGATGAAACGACCGGGCAGCAGATCGGCCGCATCGGCGCGGAACTGGCCACGCAGGTGCCGTCGATCGACGTGCGTTACGGACCGATTGAAAGCCTCCAGTTGGGTGCGCGCCGCACGTGGGATCTCGCGGTTTACTCGGTGCGCATGTTCGGCAGGATGATCGTAGGCGAGGCATCGCTGAAAAATCTTTCCGGTCCGGTGACGATCGCCGATTACGCAGGAAAGAGCGCACGTCTAGGTCCTTCTGCATTCCTGTCGTTCCTGGCCCTTGTCAGTATTAGCCTTGGTGTACTGAACCTGTTACCAATTCCGGTATTGGACGGGGGTCATCTGTTATATTATTTGGTTGAAGCTGTGACCGGTAAAGTTGTCTCCGATCGCTGGCAACTCGTTTTTCAGAGGGCGGGTCTCGCCTGCATCGTCGCATTGTCGGCGATCGCGCTGTTCAACGATCTGGCTCGTTTAATCCATTTTTAA
- a CDS encoding 1-deoxy-D-xylulose-5-phosphate reductoisomerase: MQKRLTLLGSTGSIGDSTLDVVARHPERFSVYALTAHRNGDKLVEQCLRFQPEVAVVGDADTAASVAAKLREAGCKTEITYGPQALVDVSKSDGCDTVVAAIVGAAGLAPSLAAARAGKRILLANKEALVMSGAIFMDAVRDNGAVLLPVDSEHNAIFQCLPREAALHGGVSKIILTASGGPFRTREPATLVEVTPDEACKHPNWVMGRKISVDSATMMNKGLEVIEAHWLFNLPGERIEVLIHPQSVIHSMVSYADGSVLAQLGNPDMRTPIAHALAFPDRVDSGVAQLDLLQVASLSFEKPDYTRFPCLALAVKALAEGGLASAALNAANEIAVEAFLARQIGFMAIAQVVDAVLNALPNRSAHALEDVIEADAAARRAAAEFIARLPDGARRTERAVQ, encoded by the coding sequence ATGCAAAAACGTCTGACATTGCTCGGTTCCACGGGCTCGATTGGAGACAGCACGCTCGACGTCGTCGCGCGTCATCCCGAGCGTTTTTCGGTTTATGCGCTCACCGCGCATCGCAACGGCGACAAGCTCGTCGAGCAATGCCTGCGCTTTCAGCCTGAAGTTGCGGTGGTCGGCGACGCCGACACGGCCGCGAGCGTCGCGGCGAAACTGCGCGAAGCGGGTTGCAAGACCGAGATCACGTATGGACCGCAGGCGCTCGTCGACGTGTCGAAGAGCGACGGCTGCGATACGGTGGTCGCGGCGATCGTCGGCGCGGCCGGCCTTGCGCCGAGCCTTGCCGCCGCGCGCGCCGGCAAGCGCATCCTGCTCGCCAACAAGGAAGCGCTGGTCATGTCCGGCGCGATCTTCATGGACGCGGTGCGCGACAACGGCGCCGTGCTGCTGCCGGTCGACAGCGAACATAACGCGATTTTCCAGTGCCTGCCGCGCGAAGCCGCGCTGCACGGCGGCGTCTCCAAGATCATTCTGACTGCGTCGGGCGGCCCGTTCCGCACGCGCGAGCCGGCTACGCTCGTCGAGGTCACGCCGGACGAAGCCTGTAAGCATCCGAACTGGGTCATGGGCCGCAAGATTTCGGTCGACTCGGCCACCATGATGAACAAGGGCCTCGAAGTGATCGAGGCGCACTGGCTGTTCAATCTGCCGGGCGAGCGCATCGAGGTGCTGATTCACCCGCAAAGCGTGATCCATTCGATGGTGTCCTACGCCGACGGCTCGGTGCTTGCGCAACTCGGCAATCCCGATATGCGCACGCCGATCGCGCATGCGCTGGCGTTTCCGGATCGCGTCGATTCGGGCGTGGCGCAACTCGATCTGCTGCAGGTCGCGTCCCTCTCGTTCGAAAAGCCGGATTACACGCGCTTTCCATGTCTGGCGCTGGCAGTGAAGGCGCTGGCCGAAGGCGGTTTGGCAAGCGCGGCACTGAACGCCGCGAACGAGATTGCGGTTGAAGCGTTCCTCGCGCGCCAGATCGGTTTCATGGCGATTGCCCAGGTGGTCGACGCGGTGCTCAACGCGTTGCCGAACCGCAGCGCACACGCGCTCGAAGACGTGATCGAAGCCGATGCCGCCGCGCGTCGCGCCGCGGCCGAATTCATCGCGCGTCTGCCCGACGGCGCCCGTCGCACGGAACGCGCCGTCCAGTGA
- the lpxA gene encoding acyl-ACP--UDP-N-acetylglucosamine O-acyltransferase, with product MSRIHPTAIVEPGAQLDESVEVGPYAVIGAHVTIGARTTVGSHSVIEGHTTLGEDNRIGHYASVGGRPQDMKYKDEPTRLVIGNRNTIREFTTIHTGTMQDAGVTTLGDDNWIMAYVHIGHDCHVGSNVILSSNAQMAGHVTIGDHAIVGGMSGVHQFVRIGAHSMLGGASALVQDIPPFVIAAGNKAEPHGINVEGLRRRGFSPDAISALRAAYRVLYKNGLSLEEAKVQLRELATAGGDGDAPVQTLLAFVEASQRGIIR from the coding sequence ATGAGCAGGATTCATCCCACTGCGATCGTCGAACCGGGCGCACAACTCGACGAGTCCGTCGAAGTCGGACCGTATGCCGTGATCGGCGCACATGTGACGATCGGCGCGCGGACCACGGTCGGGTCGCACAGCGTGATCGAAGGTCACACCACGCTCGGCGAAGACAACCGGATCGGCCACTACGCATCGGTCGGCGGCCGTCCGCAGGACATGAAGTACAAGGACGAGCCGACCCGGCTCGTGATCGGCAACCGCAACACGATCCGCGAATTCACGACGATCCACACCGGCACGATGCAGGACGCCGGCGTCACCACGCTCGGCGACGACAACTGGATCATGGCGTACGTGCACATCGGGCACGATTGCCACGTCGGCAGCAACGTCATTCTGTCGAGCAACGCGCAGATGGCCGGTCACGTGACCATCGGCGACCACGCGATCGTCGGGGGCATGTCGGGCGTGCATCAGTTCGTGCGCATCGGCGCGCATTCCATGCTGGGCGGCGCTTCGGCGCTGGTGCAGGACATTCCGCCGTTCGTGATCGCCGCCGGCAACAAGGCCGAGCCGCACGGCATCAATGTGGAAGGTTTGCGCCGCCGCGGTTTCTCGCCGGACGCGATTTCAGCGCTGCGCGCGGCGTATCGCGTGCTGTACAAGAACGGCCTCTCGCTTGAAGAAGCGAAGGTGCAGTTGCGCGAACTCGCGACCGCGGGCGGCGATGGCGATGCGCCGGTGCAGACGCTGCTCGCGTTCGTCGAAGCGTCGCAACGCGGCATCATCCGCTAA
- the bamA gene encoding outer membrane protein assembly factor BamA yields the protein MFKPHRFVPKTVIAAAFAAHGLVAHATTPFVVQDIRIEGLQRVEPGTVFAYLPIKQGDTFSDDKASEAIRALYATGFFNDVKIATEGNVVIVQVLERPAIGTIDFAGIHEFDKENLTKALRAVGLSQGRYYDKALVDKAEQELKRQYLTRGYYAAEVTTTITPIDRNRVSVLFAVAEGPSAKIRQINFIGNKAFSTGTLRDEMQLSTPNWFSWYTKNDLYAKDKLTGDLENVRSYYLNRGYLEFNIESTQVSITPDKKDMYLTVTLHEGEPYTISNIKLAGNLLDREPELAKLIKIKPGDRFSAEKLQATTKAIVDKLGEYGYAFATVNAQPQIDQANHKVDLTLQVDPSRRVYVRRINVVGNTRTRDEVVRREMRQLESSWFDSNRLALSKDRINRLGYFTDVDVTTVPVEGTPDQVDVDVKVAEKPTGAITLGAGFSSTDKVVLSAGVSQDNVFGSGTSLSVNVNTAKTYRTLTVTQVDPYFTVDGIKRITDVYYRTYQPLYYSTDSSFKIVTIGGDLKFGIPFSEVDTVYFGAGLEQNQLDVDANTPASYRQYVQDFGRVSNNVPITVGWSRDARDSALVPSRGYFAQANAEYGTPIGSTQYYKADINAQYYYSFARGFVLGFNFQGGYGKGMGGKPYPIFKNYYAGGIGSVRGYEPSSLGPRDATTNDPIGGSKLLVGNIELTFPLPGTGYDRTLRVFTFLDAGNVWADASSAATSTGANGLRYGYGIGLAWISPIGPLKLSLGFPLVKHTGDQYQKFQFQIGTAF from the coding sequence TTGTTTAAACCTCATCGCTTTGTTCCAAAGACGGTTATAGCCGCGGCATTCGCCGCGCATGGGCTGGTTGCTCACGCAACGACGCCCTTCGTGGTGCAAGACATCCGGATCGAGGGATTGCAACGCGTCGAACCTGGTACCGTGTTCGCCTATCTGCCCATCAAGCAAGGCGACACCTTCAGCGACGACAAGGCATCGGAGGCCATTCGCGCCCTGTATGCCACGGGCTTCTTCAACGACGTCAAGATCGCGACCGAAGGCAACGTCGTCATCGTGCAGGTGCTGGAACGTCCGGCCATCGGCACGATCGACTTCGCCGGCATTCATGAGTTCGACAAGGAAAACCTGACCAAGGCGCTGCGCGCCGTGGGTTTGTCGCAAGGCCGTTATTACGACAAGGCGCTGGTCGACAAGGCCGAGCAGGAACTGAAGCGCCAGTACCTGACGCGCGGCTACTACGCCGCTGAAGTCACCACCACGATCACGCCGATCGACCGCAATCGCGTGTCGGTGCTGTTCGCGGTGGCTGAAGGTCCGAGCGCGAAGATCCGCCAGATCAACTTCATCGGCAACAAGGCGTTCAGCACGGGTACGCTGCGCGACGAAATGCAGTTGTCCACGCCGAACTGGTTCTCGTGGTACACGAAGAATGACCTGTACGCGAAAGACAAGCTGACCGGCGACCTCGAGAACGTTCGCTCTTACTACCTGAATCGCGGCTATCTCGAGTTCAACATCGAGTCGACCCAGGTGTCGATCACGCCGGACAAGAAGGACATGTATCTGACGGTCACGCTGCATGAAGGCGAGCCGTACACGATTTCGAATATCAAGCTGGCGGGCAATCTGCTCGACCGCGAGCCGGAGCTGGCCAAGCTCATCAAGATCAAACCGGGCGACCGCTTCTCGGCTGAAAAGCTGCAGGCCACCACCAAGGCTATCGTCGACAAGCTGGGCGAATACGGCTATGCGTTCGCCACGGTCAACGCGCAGCCGCAGATCGATCAGGCCAACCATAAGGTCGACCTGACGCTGCAGGTGGACCCGAGCCGCCGCGTCTACGTGCGCCGCATCAACGTGGTCGGCAATACGCGTACGCGTGACGAAGTGGTACGCCGCGAAATGCGCCAGCTCGAAAGCTCGTGGTTCGATTCGAATCGCCTCGCGCTGTCGAAAGACCGGATCAACCGTCTCGGCTACTTTACTGATGTCGACGTGACCACGGTGCCCGTGGAAGGCACGCCGGACCAGGTCGATGTGGATGTGAAGGTGGCCGAAAAGCCGACCGGCGCGATCACGCTGGGTGCGGGCTTCTCGTCGACGGACAAGGTGGTGCTCTCGGCCGGCGTGTCGCAAGACAACGTGTTCGGCTCCGGCACGAGTCTCTCGGTGAACGTGAATACCGCCAAGACGTACCGTACGTTGACGGTCACGCAGGTCGACCCGTACTTCACGGTCGACGGCATCAAGCGTATTACCGACGTCTACTACCGCACGTACCAGCCGCTGTACTACTCGACGGACTCGAGCTTCAAGATCGTTACGATCGGTGGCGATCTGAAATTCGGTATTCCGTTTTCGGAAGTCGACACGGTGTACTTCGGTGCCGGCCTCGAGCAGAACCAGCTGGATGTCGACGCGAATACGCCGGCGTCCTACCGGCAGTACGTGCAGGATTTCGGCCGCGTGTCGAACAACGTGCCGATCACCGTCGGCTGGTCGCGCGACGCGCGTGACAGCGCGCTGGTGCCGAGCCGCGGCTACTTCGCGCAGGCCAACGCGGAATACGGTACGCCGATCGGCAGTACGCAGTACTACAAGGCCGACATCAACGCGCAGTACTATTACTCGTTTGCGCGCGGTTTCGTGCTCGGTTTCAACTTCCAGGGTGGCTACGGCAAGGGTATGGGCGGCAAGCCGTATCCGATTTTCAAGAACTACTACGCTGGCGGTATCGGTTCGGTGCGTGGCTACGAGCCGAGTTCGCTGGGCCCGCGCGATGCAACGACGAACGACCCGATTGGCGGCTCGAAACTGCTCGTGGGTAACATCGAGTTGACGTTCCCGTTGCCTGGCACCGGTTACGATCGAACGCTGCGTGTGTTCACGTTCCTCGACGCCGGTAACGTCTGGGCGGATGCAAGCAGCGCCGCTACGTCGACCGGCGCGAACGGTCTGCGCTACGGCTACGGTATCGGCCTTGCATGGATTTCCCCTATCGGCCCGTTGAAACTGAGCCTGGGCTTCCCGCTTGTGAAGCACACCGGCGACCAGTACCAGAAATTCCAGTTCCAGATCGGGACGGCATTCTGA
- the fabZ gene encoding 3-hydroxyacyl-ACP dehydratase FabZ — translation MSTEKINLDIHKILTLLPHRYPILLVDRVLELEPHKCIKALKNVSINEPYFQGHFPTRPVMPGVLILEALAQTAALLTFSEEPSDPSNTLYLFVGIDNARFKRVVEPGDQLILNCTFERHMRGIWKFKARAEVDGVVAAEADLMCAVRHTDKDA, via the coding sequence ATGAGCACCGAAAAAATCAATCTCGACATTCATAAGATTCTCACGCTGCTGCCACATCGTTACCCGATCCTGCTGGTCGACCGGGTGCTCGAACTCGAGCCGCACAAGTGCATCAAAGCGTTGAAGAACGTGTCGATCAACGAACCGTATTTCCAGGGTCACTTCCCGACGCGTCCGGTGATGCCGGGCGTGCTGATTCTCGAAGCACTCGCGCAAACGGCGGCCCTGCTGACGTTTTCGGAAGAGCCGAGCGATCCGTCGAACACGCTGTATCTGTTCGTCGGCATCGACAACGCGCGCTTCAAGCGCGTGGTGGAACCGGGCGATCAGCTGATCCTGAACTGCACGTTCGAACGTCATATGCGCGGCATCTGGAAGTTCAAGGCGCGCGCCGAAGTGGATGGCGTGGTAGCGGCGGAAGCCGACCTGATGTGCGCGGTGCGGCACACGGACAAGGACGCTTAA
- the lpxB gene encoding lipid-A-disaccharide synthase, protein MALQPSPLRVAMVAGEPSGDLLAASLLDGLTSRLPAGTQYYGIGGPRMIATGFDAHFPMEKLSVRGYVEALKHIPGILGIRNELKRQLLAEPPSVFVGVDAPDFNFGLEHPLREAGIPTVHFVCPSIWAWRGGRIKKIAKAVDHMLCVFPFETALLEKAGVAASYVGHPLADEIPLVPDTLGARRALGLAQDGPIIAVLPGSRRSEIDLIGPTFFAAMEMMQHQEPNLRFVMPAATPALREMLRPLVDSHPGLALTITDGQAQLAMTAADAILVKSGTVTLEAALLKKPMVISYKVPWLTGQIMRRQGYLPYVGLPNILAGRFVVPEILQHFATPQALAEATLKQLRDETNRRTLTEIFTEMHHVLKQNTAQRAAEVVASVIEKRKGRP, encoded by the coding sequence ATGGCATTGCAACCCAGTCCCTTGCGCGTCGCGATGGTGGCCGGCGAGCCGTCCGGCGACCTGCTGGCGGCCTCGCTGCTCGACGGCCTCACGAGCCGTCTGCCCGCCGGCACCCAGTACTACGGGATCGGCGGCCCACGCATGATCGCGACGGGCTTCGACGCCCACTTTCCGATGGAAAAGCTCTCGGTGCGCGGCTATGTCGAGGCGCTGAAGCATATTCCCGGCATTCTCGGCATTCGCAACGAACTGAAGAGGCAGTTGCTGGCAGAGCCGCCGTCGGTGTTCGTCGGCGTGGACGCGCCCGATTTCAATTTCGGGCTCGAGCATCCGTTGCGCGAGGCCGGGATTCCAACCGTTCACTTCGTGTGCCCGTCCATCTGGGCGTGGCGCGGCGGCCGCATCAAGAAGATCGCCAAGGCGGTCGACCACATGCTGTGCGTGTTCCCGTTCGAAACGGCGCTGCTGGAAAAAGCGGGCGTCGCGGCATCGTATGTGGGCCATCCGCTCGCTGACGAAATTCCGCTCGTGCCGGACACGCTCGGCGCGCGCCGGGCACTCGGTCTCGCACAAGACGGTCCGATCATCGCGGTGCTGCCGGGCAGCCGACGCTCGGAGATCGATCTGATCGGCCCGACGTTCTTCGCCGCGATGGAAATGATGCAGCACCAGGAGCCGAATCTGCGCTTCGTGATGCCGGCGGCCACGCCGGCGCTGCGCGAAATGCTGCGGCCGCTGGTCGATTCGCACCCGGGCCTTGCGCTGACGATTACCGACGGCCAGGCTCAACTCGCCATGACCGCAGCCGACGCGATCCTCGTGAAGAGCGGCACCGTAACGCTCGAAGCCGCGCTGCTGAAAAAGCCCATGGTGATCTCGTACAAGGTGCCCTGGCTGACCGGCCAGATCATGCGCCGCCAGGGCTATCTGCCGTATGTTGGGCTGCCGAATATTCTGGCGGGGCGCTTCGTGGTGCCGGAGATCCTGCAGCACTTCGCCACCCCGCAGGCGTTGGCCGAAGCCACGCTGAAACAGTTGCGCGACGAGACCAACCGGCGCACGCTGACGGAAATCTTCACGGAGATGCATCACGTGCTGAAGCAAAACACCGCGCAGCGTGCGGCGGAAGTCGTGGCGAGCGTCATCGAAAAGCGCAAGGGGCGGCCGTGA
- the lpxD gene encoding UDP-3-O-(3-hydroxymyristoyl)glucosamine N-acyltransferase, protein MAFTLEDIVQRFGGEVVGDGSQRVGSLAPLDQAGPDQLAFLANPKYLAQVETTRAGAVLINADDLAKLASRENRNFIVTPNPYAYFARVAQTFIDLAAPKAAPGVHPSATIDPSAQIAASAVIGPHVTVEAGAVIGDNVRLDANVVIGRGTRIGAGSHLYPNVAVYHGCKLAERVIVHAGAVIGSDGFGFAPDFVGEGEARTGSWVKIPQVGGVSIAADVEIGANTTIDRGAMADTIIEECVKIDNLVQIGHNCKVGAYTVIAGCAGIAGSTTIGRHCMIGGAVGIAGHVTLADYVIVTAKSGVSKSLLKPGMYTSAFPAVNHADWNKSAALLRNIDKLRDRIKTLENAAAEKRDGPAPNAASKATGDKV, encoded by the coding sequence ATGGCATTTACGCTCGAGGACATCGTCCAGCGGTTCGGCGGTGAAGTAGTCGGAGACGGTTCGCAGCGCGTCGGCAGTCTCGCGCCGCTCGACCAGGCAGGCCCGGACCAGCTGGCGTTCCTCGCCAATCCGAAGTACCTGGCGCAGGTCGAAACGACCCGTGCGGGCGCGGTGTTGATTAACGCCGACGACCTCGCCAAGCTCGCTTCCCGCGAAAATCGTAACTTCATCGTCACGCCCAATCCGTACGCTTACTTCGCGCGCGTCGCGCAAACCTTCATCGACCTCGCTGCGCCCAAGGCGGCGCCCGGCGTGCATCCGAGCGCAACTATCGACCCGTCGGCGCAGATCGCCGCGAGCGCGGTGATCGGCCCGCACGTCACCGTGGAAGCGGGCGCGGTGATCGGCGACAACGTGCGGCTCGACGCCAATGTCGTGATCGGCCGTGGCACGCGCATCGGCGCGGGGTCGCATCTCTATCCCAATGTCGCGGTGTATCACGGTTGCAAGCTTGCCGAGCGCGTCATCGTGCACGCGGGCGCGGTGATCGGCTCGGACGGTTTCGGCTTCGCGCCGGATTTCGTCGGCGAAGGTGAGGCGCGTACCGGTAGCTGGGTGAAGATTCCGCAGGTCGGCGGTGTGTCGATCGCGGCAGACGTCGAAATCGGCGCGAACACCACCATCGACCGTGGCGCCATGGCGGACACGATCATCGAAGAGTGCGTGAAGATCGACAACCTCGTGCAGATCGGCCACAACTGCAAAGTCGGCGCTTATACGGTGATTGCCGGCTGCGCGGGCATTGCGGGCAGCACGACCATTGGCCGCCATTGCATGATCGGCGGCGCGGTCGGGATCGCCGGACACGTCACGCTGGCCGACTATGTGATCGTCACCGCCAAGTCGGGCGTCTCGAAGTCGCTGCTCAAGCCTGGTATGTACACCAGTGCCTTCCCGGCCGTGAACCATGCAGACTGGAACAAGAGCGCGGCGTTGCTGCGCAATATCGACAAACTCCGCGATCGTATCAAGACGCTTGAAAACGCCGCGGCTGAGAAGCGGGACGGCCCGGCGCCCAACGCAGCAAGCAAGGCCACAGGCGACAAAGTCTGA
- the rnhB gene encoding ribonuclease HII, with protein MTLSRAPRRKTVAGASAQQVGLNFETPDDIVCGVDEAGRGPLAGPVVAAAVIFDPSKPMIRGLDDSKVLTAKKRDELYDKIVDRALAYCIASATVEEIDSLNILHATMLAMKRAVEGLSVVPTLVKIDGNRCPTLSVRSEAVIGGDALVKSISAASILAKVTRDRMLLELHQTHPVYGFNAHAGYGTPQHLKALREHGPCEHHRRSFAPVREAHLRLSTGMPLPAGEVIVVSEVMFDDDAFGERGSAV; from the coding sequence GTGACCCTGTCACGCGCGCCGCGCCGTAAAACCGTCGCAGGAGCGTCGGCGCAACAGGTCGGCCTGAACTTCGAGACGCCGGATGACATCGTCTGCGGCGTCGACGAAGCAGGGCGTGGCCCGTTGGCCGGCCCAGTCGTGGCCGCGGCGGTGATTTTCGACCCGTCCAAACCGATGATTCGCGGCCTCGACGATTCCAAAGTATTGACCGCGAAAAAGCGCGACGAACTGTACGACAAGATCGTCGACCGCGCGCTCGCTTACTGCATCGCTTCGGCCACCGTCGAAGAAATCGATTCTCTGAATATCCTGCACGCGACCATGCTGGCCATGAAGCGCGCCGTCGAAGGCCTGTCCGTCGTGCCGACGCTCGTCAAGATCGACGGCAATCGCTGCCCGACACTGAGCGTGCGCAGCGAAGCGGTGATCGGCGGCGACGCGCTCGTCAAAAGCATTTCGGCGGCGTCGATTCTCGCCAAAGTCACGCGCGACCGGATGCTGCTCGAATTGCATCAGACGCATCCCGTCTACGGCTTCAACGCGCATGCCGGTTACGGCACGCCGCAGCATCTCAAGGCGCTGCGCGAACATGGACCTTGCGAGCATCATCGGCGTTCGTTCGCGCCGGTGCGTGAGGCGCATCTGCGCCTGAGCACGGGCATGCCGCTGCCGGCCGGTGAAGTGATCGTCGTATCCGAAGTGATGTTCGACGACGACGCCTTCGGCGAACGCGGCAGCGCCGTCTGA